The genome window TTGGTCTGGTctgaactgaaccatgggataACTTCTCCACTTACTTATACTCAAAATTGGGCACAGGGGGCGCATCAAAACTCTCCAGAATCTTCGTCTCGCTTCCGGAGCCGGCGGTGGTGGCAGTCTCCTCTTTGTTCCCTCCACCGAACCACCCTCCGAGCCACGACTGCTCGGTCGACGACTGCGGCGGCAGCTCGTCCATGATCATAGGCATGGGCTGCTGCGCGCTGAGGAACTTGTTGAGCATGATCCCGGCGCCCTCGATGAGAGCGAGGAGGACGCCGCCGAAGGCCGCGGAGCGGGCGGAGGCGCCGAGGCCCTGGCGCATGGAGAGGAAGCCGCCGGTG of Glycine soja cultivar W05 chromosome 1, ASM419377v2, whole genome shotgun sequence contains these proteins:
- the LOC114407691 gene encoding mitochondrial import inner membrane translocase subunit TIM17-2-like, translated to MGTPETSREPCPDRILDDIGGAFGMGAVGGSAFHFLKGLYNSPKGDRFVGATQAVRLNAPRVGGSFAVWGGLFSAFDCTMVYARQKEDPWNSIVAGAATGGFLSMRQGLGASARSAAFGGVLLALIEGAGIMLNKFLSAQQPMPMIMDELPPQSSTEQSWLGGWFGGGNKEETATTAGSGSETKILESFDAPPVPNFEYK